The genome window ATGTTCGGTGCCGTGCGGGTGGTCATGTAGTACGTCCCTGTACCTGCGGCGAGGAGCGCGGCCAGTAACAGCGCCGCGACAGTCTTGCGATGGATGAACGTTGCGAAGCTTTTCAAACAAGTTCCTTCTGGATGCAGTGTAGTCGCGGCTCGGCAAGACGAGCCGCTTTTCGTAACGATGGACCGACTGGTACACCCACCGGATCAATAGGAGTAGGTCAAGCGCGCGAACACCCCTTTGGCGCGATCCTCGCCGAACACCCTGGCTCGGTATTGCAGGGAAAAATCCACATAGGAACGTGGCGAGTTGTAGGCGTCTTCCCGGAACCAATAGCGTACGTTGTTTCCTATCCCGATGCCTCCGGCGTCGCCGGAAGAAAAGCCGCCACCGGCTTCGCTCTTCATCTTCGAATCGTAGTCGATCGCCGCGACGACATGGGGGAAGGTCACCCAGCGCGAACCGGTCCCGCCGATGGCGTAGCTGCGGCCCACTTGCCATTCGCTGTTGAAGTAATTGCGCGAGTCATTGATGTAATGGCCGACCTCGGCATACAACTGCGAGGTCCACCAGCTCGGCACATCGACCCGCAGGTCGGTACCGATGCTCGAACCGTAGCCCAGGCGCACCAGCCAGTCGCCGTCGACATTGGAAGAGCCGAGCGGGAACGTGCGCTCAAGGGCGGCCATGATGTTGACCGAACTGAAGGGTTTGACCCGTACGCCAACGGCGCCCTGCAGGGCATCGGCACCGGTGTCCGAGTCGCTGTTCTTGCTCCACAGGGTGTCGGTGATACGCCCGTAGAGTTCGACAAAGCGGGCGTTGCGATAACCCAATGGGCGCCAGGACAGTTCGGTGCTGTTTTGCAGCAGGTCGTTGCTTTCGCTGCCGCCGCTGTTATTGGTGCTCGGCGCTCCGCTCAGGCCACTGGAGCCGCGATAGCTGGTGGTACTGGTCAGGCCCATCCTGCGCGAAACGTCACCCACGGTGCGACGGGTATCGAACAGTTGTTGCGCGGACATGGGCGTTTCTGCAGTTTTTTGCCCATCGATCACGCGCTTGAAGTATGCGACGGATTCGTCGTCCTCATGGACACGCATGGCGTTGTAGGCGGCGTCCTGGGCTGCCGCCGGCTTCAGTGGCGTGGCCGCATCGGCCTTGCGGAACGCATCGTGGGCGGCTTCATCGTCGCCGGCCTGCATCGAGAGGTAAGCGAGCTGCAGGTCACTGACCGAGGCCAGCTCGCCGCTGCTGCGTGCCTCTTGCAGACGCTCACGAGCCGTGCGGCGCTGGCCGATGGCGGCATACAGCCCGGCTTCTTCATAGGCCGGCAGGGTGCCCAGCGCGAGGGCATGGGTAAAGTCGTCGCGGGCGCCGGCATCGTCCCCGGTTTGTTGGCGCAGGCGTCCACGCATGACCAACAGTCGGGCGTCGTCGCCATTGGCCTGCAGGCCTTGGCTGGCCGCCGCGATGGCTTCGGGCAAGCGTTTCTGATCCGTCAGTGCGCTGACCAGCAGGTAGCGATAGGACGGATTCCGTGGCGCACGGGCAATGGCCTGGTTCGTCAAGCCGACCGCGGTTGCCGGGTCTTTGCGACCGAGGGCGGCATAGGCCAGGGAGGCCAGCGCCGTGCCTGCATCGTGGGCGCTGCCAGGCCAGATGGCGCAGGTCAGGCCGAAAGTGCTTTCCTGGCATTCCAGGGGCGGTGGCGCAAATTGCACGACGGTGGCGAACCCTTTGTTTTTCTGGCGCAGTGCCATGCTTGCGGCGGTACGCCGGCGGGTCACTTCATCACTGTCGTCACCGCCCAAGGCTTGCAACTGGTTCAGGGCTTGCTGAGGTTCGCCTCGGGCCAGCGTAGCGTCGACGGCAAAGAGGCGCAGGTCACGGCGTTCACCGGCCGTCACTCCGGGCAGGGCCAAGGCGTGGTTCAGGTCGGCCTGGGCCGCCGGAGTCTTGCCTTGACGCTCGCGAGCATAGCTGCGCAGGACCCACGGGGCGGTCTTGCTGTCGTCCAGTGCCAGGGCGTTTGTCGCGGCCTGTTCGGCGGCGGGGTAGTCCTTGGCCGCGAGCAGGGCGCTGATGAGCAGTTGCTGATTGGCGGAAACTTCCGGAGCCAAGGTCACCGCTTTACGGGCGCGGTCCACGGCCATGGCCGCCTTGCCTTGCTCCAGGGCGCGGTAGCCCTGGGTCGCCACCGGCACCGCCAGTTGACGGCGAATCGCTTGGCGACGCAGCAGCAATGTGTTGTCGTTGGCGAAGGTCCGGAGGGCATCCGTGGTGGCCTGGTCGGCTTCTTCCAAGTGTTGCTGGCGCTGCAAGGAATCGATCAGCAGCAATCGATACTCGCGACGACGGGGTGCCTGGGTGATGGCCTTGCGGGCCGATTGCGCGGCCAGGCCGAATTGTTCGCGATCATAGGCTTTGAAGCCCTGGGACGCGGCGGCGAAGCCCGGTGCTGCCGGCGCGGCGCGGGATGACCGGGCGGTCTGCGGCTGGTCGCGCAGTTTCTTGTCCCGTTCGGCCAGCTCGATCAGTGTGTTCAAGCGCGTCACGTCGGCGCGCTGGCGCAGGGCTTCGCGTGCCTTGGCGATGGCCAGGTCGTAGTCCTTGCGCCCGTAGGCGCTGTAGGCCTCGTTGGCGGCGGTGTAGGCCGGCCCTGTCAACGGCAGCGGCAATGTCTCGGCAGACGCCAGCACGGGAATCAGGCTCAGCCCCGCGGCCAAGAGGGTCAGAAGGGGGCGGTTCATGCCGGAAGCTCCATTGGGTAGAGGCTGTGCTGGCGTGCCACCACCTGTTCGATCGTTGCCCGGGGCAATACACCGCTGTCGACCAGGTAGTCGCCAATCCGGCCGTGATGCTGCGGACGATACTGCAGCATGGCGTGGCTGAACTGATCGCGATCGAGCAGGCCCATTTCGATCAGCAGGTCGCCCAGCAGCGGCGCGCGGGCATTCGGTACGGCATGGCCGTTGTTCGCTGGCAATCGGCGCAACAACGCGAGAATTTCACTCTCCCGGGCGATCAATTGCACCGGCTCGCTGCCCAATTCGGCGCTGATCTGTTGCAGACCTTCAGCGGAAAGTGGGTTGGCGACGGCGATCTGTTCACGTCCTTCGCCGTTGCGCCCCAAGGGAATGACGCGCCAGCGCAAAGCAAACTCGCTGGCCAGCGACGACGTCGAGGCTGCTGCTTTCTGGGCCACTTCAAAGACCCGCGGCAGGTCATTCTGGAACGCAATGGCTTCGGCCAGGGTTTCGTCGTCCAGCCAGCCGTTATTGAGCAGAATCCGACCCAGCGGTACATTGCGCGACTGCTGTTCGTCGAGTGCGCTTTGCAGGTGGGTGTCGGTAATGGCTTGCCAGGACAGCAATACACTGCCCAGGCGGCGTGGTGCGGTGGCGACCAGGTCGGTGGACGGGAAGTCATGCATGGTCTTGTCCCAGACCAGCTTGCGGTTCATGACCTTGCCCACCAGGAACATGCGCCAGGCGCGAGAGGCGGCCATGAAGTTGACGAAGTTGCCCACCAGCATGCGCGGGATCGACAGCAAACCGTGCTGCCAGCCGTACAGTACCGTGGTGAAGTAATAGCGGTGCACGATCCGCCAGGCCAAGGCAACGCCGTTGGCCAGCAACAGGTATTTGATCACGCCATTGGTTTCAAAGGGCGTAGGGAAGCTGACGTCCCACAAGCCGCTGTTGCGCAGGATAATCAGGCCCAGCAGTTGTACCAGAATCACGTAGGCAATGATGCTGATGAACGCTGTCACCACACCCTTGCGGTCGCGAAACAGCAGGTATCGGTTGGCCAGCGAGCCATTCCAGCCCATCTGTTCCCAGCCTTGCAGGCCGATGCCCAGGGTCCAGCGGGCCTTTTGCCGGAAGGCGGTGCGGAAGGTGTCGGGGAAGAACTCACGCACGCACAACGGCATCGTCAGGGTCGATTCATAGGGTTTGCGGAACCAGGATTTGCGCAGCACCCGGAACTGCACCGGGAAGCGTACGAAGATCGCGTTCATGCCGACCTTGGCCAATCGTGCGCCAACGTCGTAGTCCTCGGTCAGGCTGTCGGTGTTGAACGGTTGGTTTTCGGTTTCACCGGCCAGCACCCGCAGGGCACGATGGGAAAAACAGGTGCCGACGCCGGCGGAGGGCACAGTGTCGGTCATGCTTTCACGCACCACCAGGTCCTTGCCGTGCCATTCGGCGAACTCGTCCATGTAGACGCCCGCCACCCATTCGTACCAGTTGCGTTCCAGCGAGACCACCGGCAACTGGATCATGTCCTTGCGCGGTAACAGGTAGTTGAACAGGCGCAATTCCAGCGGATGCAGCACGTCTTCGCTGTCGTGCAACACGACGCCGGCGAAGGTCATGCCATGGGTTTTCTCGTGCAGGAAAATCGCCTGGATCACCCAGTTCAAACAGTCAGCCTTGCAGGTCGGCCCGGCATGGGGCACTTCCACGCGGTGCAACTGCTTGTAACGCCGGCGCATCCGCTCGACTTCGTCGATGGTGCGCTGGTCGTTGACATAGGTGCCGACGAAAACCACGTAGTTCTGGTAGTCGAGCG of Pseudomonas fluorescens contains these proteins:
- a CDS encoding NfrA family protein produces the protein MNRPLLTLLAAGLSLIPVLASAETLPLPLTGPAYTAANEAYSAYGRKDYDLAIAKAREALRQRADVTRLNTLIELAERDKKLRDQPQTARSSRAAPAAPGFAAASQGFKAYDREQFGLAAQSARKAITQAPRRREYRLLLIDSLQRQQHLEEADQATTDALRTFANDNTLLLRRQAIRRQLAVPVATQGYRALEQGKAAMAVDRARKAVTLAPEVSANQQLLISALLAAKDYPAAEQAATNALALDDSKTAPWVLRSYARERQGKTPAAQADLNHALALPGVTAGERRDLRLFAVDATLARGEPQQALNQLQALGGDDSDEVTRRRTAASMALRQKNKGFATVVQFAPPPLECQESTFGLTCAIWPGSAHDAGTALASLAYAALGRKDPATAVGLTNQAIARAPRNPSYRYLLVSALTDQKRLPEAIAAASQGLQANGDDARLLVMRGRLRQQTGDDAGARDDFTHALALGTLPAYEEAGLYAAIGQRRTARERLQEARSSGELASVSDLQLAYLSMQAGDDEAAHDAFRKADAATPLKPAAAQDAAYNAMRVHEDDESVAYFKRVIDGQKTAETPMSAQQLFDTRRTVGDVSRRMGLTSTTSYRGSSGLSGAPSTNNSGGSESNDLLQNSTELSWRPLGYRNARFVELYGRITDTLWSKNSDSDTGADALQGAVGVRVKPFSSVNIMAALERTFPLGSSNVDGDWLVRLGYGSSIGTDLRVDVPSWWTSQLYAEVGHYINDSRNYFNSEWQVGRSYAIGGTGSRWVTFPHVVAAIDYDSKMKSEAGGGFSSGDAGGIGIGNNVRYWFREDAYNSPRSYVDFSLQYRARVFGEDRAKGVFARLTYSY
- a CDS encoding glycosyl transferase family protein, which gives rise to MTSLYWPYWLAHYYNYLEAATIVVAVLILISSLDDLIIDVWYWSRRLYRKFTVDRRYRPLTVEQLLARDEQPLAIMVPAWLEYDVIAPMIENMVSTLDYQNYVVFVGTYVNDQRTIDEVERMRRRYKQLHRVEVPHAGPTCKADCLNWVIQAIFLHEKTHGMTFAGVVLHDSEDVLHPLELRLFNYLLPRKDMIQLPVVSLERNWYEWVAGVYMDEFAEWHGKDLVVRESMTDTVPSAGVGTCFSHRALRVLAGETENQPFNTDSLTEDYDVGARLAKVGMNAIFVRFPVQFRVLRKSWFRKPYESTLTMPLCVREFFPDTFRTAFRQKARWTLGIGLQGWEQMGWNGSLANRYLLFRDRKGVVTAFISIIAYVILVQLLGLIILRNSGLWDVSFPTPFETNGVIKYLLLANGVALAWRIVHRYYFTTVLYGWQHGLLSIPRMLVGNFVNFMAASRAWRMFLVGKVMNRKLVWDKTMHDFPSTDLVATAPRRLGSVLLSWQAITDTHLQSALDEQQSRNVPLGRILLNNGWLDDETLAEAIAFQNDLPRVFEVAQKAAASTSSLASEFALRWRVIPLGRNGEGREQIAVANPLSAEGLQQISAELGSEPVQLIARESEILALLRRLPANNGHAVPNARAPLLGDLLIEMGLLDRDQFSHAMLQYRPQHHGRIGDYLVDSGVLPRATIEQVVARQHSLYPMELPA